Sequence from the Arcobacter sp. CECT 8986 genome:
TGGATTTTTAAATCTCCTTTTAGACCTACTGTTTTTCCAAGTTTTGCTACGTAAATTTTATCTTTAGACATGTTTTGTTATTTTTAGTTTGATAACACTTGTATCTTATAAGATACACCATCTTTTGCTTTACAACCATTTGCCATTACTTTAAGTGCATTAATCATATTACCATTTTTACCAATTAATTTACCAATATCAGCGCTATTAGCTTTAATTGTTATTTCTGTAAATGTATCATCGATTTTCTCTTCTGATACATTTACTTCTTCTGGTTTACTTACGATTAATTTGGCATAGTTTTCTATAAAATTTACTATCATGTGAATATGCTAAATTATTTAGCAGCTAATTTTTTAACTTTTTCAGAAGGTTTAGCTCCAACACTTAGCCAATAGTTGTATCTTTCTTCATCAATTTTTAAAACTTTTGGTTCAGATACTGGGTTGTAGTAACCAATTGATTCAATCCATCCTGAATCTCTTCTTTTTCTTGAATCTGTTACAACGATTCTATAAAATGGTTTTTTGTTTCTACCCATTCTTGTTAATCTAATTACTGTCATTTATTTTTCCTTTTAATTTTATGTTTATAGTATTGAATTCTAAACTCAAATATTAAGTTTACAATTCAATACTACAACTGATTATATCTCTATCTAGGGATTTTTGGCATTCCACCAGGTCCCATTTGAGACAACATATTTTGTAAACCTTTCATTCCACCTTTTGATGAAAGTTTCTTAGCCATTTTAGAAGCATTTTTAAATTGCTTTAAAATTTTATTAACTTGTACTTCTGATAAACCAGAACCAGTAGCAATTCTTTTCTTTCTACTTGGATTAATTAAACTTGGTTGTTCTCTCTCTTTTTGAGTCATAGAGCCAATCATAGCTTTAATTCTTTTTATTTCATCAGAGTTTTCAAAATCCATATCTTTTAATGGTCCAGCCATTTGAGAAAGACCAGGAATCATTCCAATGATTGATTTCATTGAACCTAATTTACTCATCATTGCAAGTTGTTCTAAAAAGTCATTAAAGTTAAATTCACCTTTTTTTATCTTTTTAGTAACTTCTTTTGCTTTTTTCTCATCTATTACTGCTGAAGTTTTTTCTGCAAGTCCTTCAATATCTCCTAAACCTAAAAGTCTAGAAACAATTCTATCAGGAATAAAAACTTCTAAATCTGGCATTTTTTCACCAATACCAATAAATCTTAATGGAACTCCTACTTGATGAGCAATTGAAAGAGCAACCCCACCTTTTGTGTCACCATCATATTTTGATAAAATAACTCCATCAATTCCGATTTTTTCTTTAAATGTTTCTGCTGTTTTAGTTGCATCATGACCAGTTAAAGAATCAGCAACATAGAATATCTCGTCAGGTTGGATAGAATCTCTTACATTTGCAAGTTGAGTCATTAACTCTTCATCAATTGCTAATCGACCAGCTGTATCTATTAATAAAACATCATAAAGATCTTTTTTTGCTTTTTCTTGTGCTGCTTTTGCTATTTTTACAGGATCTGTTTCATTATCATCAAAATAGATATCAACTTCAACTTGTGCAGCAATTTGTTTAAGTTGTTCAACCGCTGCTAATCTTTGTAAGTCACAAGCTGCAACTAATACTTTTTTCTTTCTTGTTTTTAAATAGTTTGCTAATTTACCTGTTGTTGTTGTTTTACCAGAACCTTGAAGTCCTGTCATTAATATTGTTGTTGGAGGAGTGTTTGAAAATACGAAACCTTGGTTACCCTCAGTTGTAAGAACTTTTGTTAATTGATTTTTAAGTGCATTTACAAAAGAGTCTTGTCCTATTCCATTCTTTTTTGTTTCTAATTCAACTTCTGTAACTAACTCTTTTGTTGTTTTATGGTGAATATCAGCTTTTAATAAAGACTTTTTTAATTCTGCCGTTGCTTTTTTTAATGCTGCTGCATCATCTTGATGTCTAATTTTATTAATTGCGTTTTTCAGTGAGCCTGTTATTGAATCAAACAAAATAAATCTCCAAACTTTTTTAAATTTTGTGGATTTTACTGTTTGTTAACTTTAAAGTAGTTTAAAAGGGGTATACTTTAAGTTTAATTTTATTTTTATAGTTTTACAAATCCCTAAATTAAGGGATTTGTATTTTTTAAGAAGCTTAAATTTTAATTAAAGTCAAACACTTTAAATTCTTTTGGTTCAGGTGCTTCAAATGTATAATCTAAGATTTTAGTAATTTTTGAATGTAATAACACTCTATTAACATTAGGATTAGTTTTTCCATAAATTCCATCACCAATAATTGGAAAACCAATATGATTTAAATGTACTCTAATTTGGTGTGTTCTACCTGTATCAATTACCACTTTTATTTTTGATTTATGACCTTCAACAAACATGGGATATACAGTAGTAGTTGCAGGCTTACCTTTTTTATCAATTTTTGATTTGGCAACACCTTTATTTTTAATTGTTAAAATTGGTTTATCAACTACAACTTCATCAATAACTTTACCTTCAACAATTGCAACATACTCTTTATATACTCTGTTTTCTTTAAACTCTTTAATAGCTTTTTTTTGAAAGTCTTCATTTTTAGCAAAAAGCATTACACCACTTGTCTCTTTATCTAATCTATTTAATAAAAAGAAATCTTCATATTTTTTTTGAATCTCATCAGTTGTCATATATGCAGGTTTATCAATTGCTAATATATCATCATCTTGAAATATAATATCTATTTTTGCAAGTTTTTTTACAGTGAATTTTGTATTCTCTTTTATTTCACCTCTTGCAATTAAAATCTTTTTTCCATTAGCTCTTACTAATCCTCTATCTATTAACTCTTTTGCTTTTGAGTTTGAGATTCTCTCTTGTTTTGCTAAAAGTTTGTACGCTTTATCATACATTATTTAATTCCTTTATAATAGGCTCTAAAGAGCCTGCTTTTGCTAATTTTGGTTTTTTTAATTCATTACATTTTGATAAATACTCTTTTAATTGATTATTTTCAATAATATAATAATTATCAATACATTCAAAAAGTGATTTTTGATTAAAAATCTCTTTACCACTTATTATTTTACATCCAAAAAATGCAGGCTCTACTGGATTGTGTCCACCAATTTTTTCAAATGCACCACCTAGTATCACAACATCGGAAATTGCATAAATATTATTTAGCTCTCCCATTTTATCTACAAGAATTATATCAGAATTAAAGTCTTCTTGTTGTGAAAATCTATGATGTTTAAGATTATTCTTTTTACAAAAATTTTCTATTAGTTTATTTACTTTTTCAAATCTTTCTGGATGCCTTGGAACAATCACTAACTTACCAAATTTTCTATCATAAGAATTTAGTATTAACTCTTCCTCATTTTCATGAGTACTTCCAGCAGTAATTAATGTCTCACTAACTTTTTCAAACTTTTTTGTAATTTTTGGAAGTTGAGCAAGTTTGATATTTCCAATCACTTCAATATTTTTTGCACCTAAATACTCAAGTCTTTGCTTATCAACTTCACTTTGTGCAAATACTTTATCAATGTTTTTAAAAATAAACTTATAAAACCATCTCATTTTTTTATATGAGTTATATGATTTGTCTGAAATTCTTGCATTTATCAAAAAGGTTTTTGCTTTTTTTCTTTTTGCACATAAAAATAACATAAACCAAAGTTCTGCTTCCATTACAACTAATGCTTTTTGTCTATTAATCCAAAATGGCAAAAATATTTCATATGGTAAATATCTTACATTACTTGAATGCTTTGAAGCTTCTTCAAATCCTGTATTTGTTATCACTGATAGATTACAATCACTAAACTCATTAATTAAAGGTTTTATTGCAATTGTTTCACCCATTGAACAACTATGAAACCATATTTTATCTCTGTTTTCAAATTTTGGATTATTTTTTAAAAAAAATTTTGCTGGGATTGCTATTTGATACTTTTTATTTCTTAATTTTAATAAAATAAGAGGCATAGCAATTATATAAATAATAACTGCTAATATATAATAAAAAAATGAAAAGAGGCTCAAGATTAAGCCTCTACAGTTTCATCTTCTTTATAAAGGATTCTTCCACAATGAGGACAATTTATTATCTCATCTGATTTAATAACTTCTGCATAAGTTTTGTCATTAATTTTCATAAAACATCCATAACAAGCTTGTTTTTTAACTGGAACAACAGCAGTATCTTTTGCCCATCTTTTAATTTTTTCATAGAAAGTTAAAATTTTGTTATCAAATTTTTCTAAAAGTTCACTTCTATCTTGATAAACAGAATTTCTCTCTTTATTAATGTCTTCAATTTTTTCATCAACAGCAACTTGAATCTCTTTAATTGATTCTTCTTCTTCTGTTAATTTTTCTTGAAACTCTTTTAATTGAGCCTCTTTTTCTTCTGTAATTTCATCAAGTCTTTCAATCTCTTCATTTGCAAAAGAGATTTGCTCTTTTGTAATTTCTTCTTCTAATTGTAACGCTTTTAACTCTTTTTCATTTTGAACTTCATTATGTTTTCTTGAAATATCATCTAACTTAGTTTTTAATTCTGCTAAGTGAATGTTATTTTTAGTTCTTTTTGATTTAACATCATCAATTTGTGCATATGTATCATTAATTGATGTTTTAATAGCTTCTGCTGTCTCTACAAAAGTAGCTAATTTTGCTTTTTCATTCTCAATTTGAGGTTCAAACATACTAATTTTAGTATCAAACTTAGATAATTTAACTAGATCCTCTAAATATTTATTCAACTGTTTCTCCTTGTATACAAAACTTAAATGGATTTTTCGAAGCTGATATTATAGCTTTTAATTTATTTTTTTTCAAATTTTTTTCTAATAGTCCCATTAAAAGGGTATTAAAATACTTTTCACTTTCATAATGTCTTATATCAATTAAAGATATTCCTCTAGATTTTGCATCCATTGCTTCATGATACTTAATATCACCAGTTAAATAACAATCCGCATCTACTTCACTTAATAAAGACATACCAGCACCAGTAACTATTCCTACTTTTTTTACTACTTGATTACACTTTACAACATTAGTTGATTTAATTCCTAATTTAGATGTAATATCTTTTGCAAAAGTATCAAAATCTTTATCTACATTTGCATAAAGTATAAAATCGTTTATGTCATCTTTTTCTATTACATCTAATTTCAAAACCTCTTTTGCAACATACTCATTTAGATGAGTTTTATCAATGTTTGTATGCATTGAGATTAAAGATATATTTTTTTTGATTAGTACTCTTAATAACTTAGTACAATAATCATCAAAATTTATCTTTTTAAGAGGAGAAAAGATTAATGGATGATGAGTGATAATAAGAGAATTTTCATCTACTTCATCTAAAAACTCTTCATCCAAATCAATACTTATATATACTTTTTCTACTTCATCTTCTTTATTACCAACTAATAGTCCACTATTGTCCCATTTTTCTTGTAAATAAAAAGGTGAAATCTTATCTAAAATATTATAAATATCAATTACTTTCAATTTATCTTCCAACTCTTTTTAATCTATCTTGTTCTTGTTCTTTGTATAAAACTGCACAACCTTGCGCTAATTCTCTTACTTTTAAAATATAATTTTGTCTTTCAGTAACAGAAATTGCTTTTCTTGCATCTAAAGTATTAAATGCATGAGAAGCTAACATACATTGGTCATATGCAGGTAAAGGAAGTCCTGCTTCAAGACAAGATTTACACTCATTGAAAGCATCATCAAAATGTTTAAACAACATTTCAGTATTTGCTACTTCAAAGTTGTATTTAGAGAATTCGTACTCTCCTTCTTTATGAACATCCGCATATGTTGTTTTTCCATGTTTATTTTCATTCCAAACAATATCAAATACAGAATCAACACCTTGTAAATACATTGCAAGTCTTTCAGTACCATAAGTAATTTCAACTGCAACAGGGTCACAAGCTAATCCACCAACTTGTTGGAAATATGTAAATTGAGTAACTTCCATACCATCTAGCCATACTTCCCAACCAAGTCCCCAAGCTCCAAGAGTTGGAGATTCCCAGTTATCTTCTACAAATCTAATATCATGTTTTGAAATATCTAATCCTAAATACTCCAATGATTGTAAATATAAATCTTGAATATTTTCTGGACTTGGTTTTATTAATACTTGGAATTGATAATAAGCTCCCAATCTATTTGGATTTTCTCCATATCTTCCATCTGTTGGTCTTCTACTTGGTGCAACATAAGCTGTACTCCAAGGTGTTGAGTCTAAACTTCTTAATAAAGTAGCTGGGTGAAATGTTCCTGCTCCTGCTGGAATATCATATGGTTGAACAATATTGCATCCTTGTTCAGCCCAGAATTGTTGAAGTTTTAATAACATATTTGAAAATGTAATCATCTATTTAATCCCTAATTCTTTATTTATTTTTTCTTTATCAAAACCACAGATCCAACGATTTCCTATTAAAACCACAGGAGCGCCATTACATCCATGCTTTTGACAATCTTTTAATGCTTGTTTGTTTCTTGATACGTCAATTTGATTGTATCTTATATTTTTAGATTTAAAGTAAGCTTTAGCCTTATCACACCATTTACAATTAGGTATAGTAAATAGTGCGACAGGTTTCATATTATAAAATAACTTCTATTTCTTTAGAATCTGCTTCAACAGCTTTTGACTTAACGATTCTATCTTCTTTAAGTTTAACTGCTAATTCTTTATCAGAAATTGCTAAAATTTGCATAGCTAAATATGCAGCATTAACAGCTCCTGCTTTACCTAAAGCAAGTGTAGCTACTGGCATACCAGAAGGCATTTGAACAGTAGAAAGCATTGCATCCATCCCATCCATTGCTCCACCTTTCATTGGAACACCAATAACAGGTTTAGTTGTAGTTGCAGCTAATGCACCAGCTAAGTGAGCAGCCATACCAGCAGCAGCGATAAATGCGATAGCACCTTTTTCTTCTGCATTTTTAACATACTCTTTAGTTCTTTCTGGACTTCTGTGAGCTGAAGAGATAATCATCTCATAATTTACATCAAATTTTTCAAATGTATCAGCACAGTTTTTCATAACTTCATAATCTGACTTACTTCCCATTATTATAGAAACAAAGCTCATTTTTTTCCTTATTAATTTTTTTGGTATTATATTTTATCTAATTTAATCTAATAGTTTTATAATCTTATCAACATTAATATTTTGCCAACTTTCAAACCTATTGAGTACTAAGGAACTCTCATCAAATTTAAAAAATGATAATTTTTTTGACTTATCATCTACTATAACTGTTTTTATATAGCTATAATTTTCTACTCTTTTTAATGGATTTTCCGTTGTAAATAAAACAATAGTTGGGATAAAAAAAACATCACTTATATGATACGTAGCAGTATCAACTGTAATAATATTATCCGCATTTGAAATAATATAAGCAAAATCTAGAAAACTTTTAGAATAGTTCGACACACTAACGAAGGCACTATCATTTATTCCATCTATATTTAAAGCACTTACAATAACATAATCATTTAACTTATCTAACAACTCTTTTACTATTTTACTTGAAATCTCTTTTGGAATAGATCTTTTTGCATCTGCTGAATAAGGATGAAATAAAAGGATTTTACCTTTTAATTTTAACTCTTCAAACTTTTCAACAAGTGATTTAGTAGGTTTATATCTACTTAAATCTAAAGTATTATATTTTCTTTCTTTTGTTATTTTTGTAAAGTCTATTCCAAATTTATAAAGCCAAGCATCTACATAGTTTAGTTCTTTATAATAAGCTTGTTTAGTCACCAAACTTGTATCAATAAAGTAATCATAATTAAATAATTTTTTCACACTCATTGATAAAGCTGAGACATTTGATATAAAATACTGATTTGAAAATATCTGTTTATCTCTTGTAAATTGTTTATTATCTGAAGAGTTTAAAAAGAGTTCTATTTTTACAGTCTTAAACTTCTTTTTAAGCTCTTCGTAGAGAATTCTTATTGCACTACACGAAGCAATCATCTCTCCAATATCAAAGCCCATATTTCCAATTATTGCTACTTTAATATCTTGCTTCAAGCTATTTTTTATTTCATCTTCTAATAAAACTTGATTATTGTCTAAAAACAGCGAAATATAATCTAACTTCTCACTATAATTGTTATTTTTTGTTTTAAGGATTTTTTTACTATTTGTAATATTTAAAAATTCATTTTTATTTTGTATTCCTAACTCTTTTGGAAAATACTCAAGACTTCTAACTCTTTTTTCAACAATAACTTTGGCTTGATATTTTTCTGATATTTGAGAAAAGACTTCTTTTAAGTCTTGAAAATCTTCATAAGTAGTTATATAAAGAGTATCATTTAGTAAATTTGATGGGTTCTTTAGTTTCACGTACGAAACTAAAGTTCCATCAGTAGTTTTAATATTAATATTTTCAGTAACTCTAAATATTACCATTAGTTATTTATAGTTTCCTCATCATTTTCAATACGTAACATCGTTAAATATGGAAGTTTTGAAGGTAATTGTATTTTATTTGTATTTCCACTGTGAACTGATTCTAACTCTTTATTTGTATCTGTTAAAATCTTTTTAAATACAACATAAAATTTTCCATCATCTTTTTTATAGATTTTTCCTATCTCATTGTCACACTCTTGGATATTTGCTCCAATTGGTGCAAATATTTCAATTTCATCTCCAGGATATGTTTTATATTTACAATAGAAGTGTTCTTCATCTTCTGTTACAAGCCCACTTACTTCATAACTTCCTTTACTTAATGCATACTCATGGTTTTGTGTATCATTTTTATCAAAAGGTCTATGAATTAAATATGCATCTGTAAAACCTCTATTTTTTGTAGTATATAACTCTTTTTGATATTTATTTGCATCAAATTTATCATCAAAATAATCATCAATTGCTTCTCTATAAGCATGAGCTGTAACTGCTGCATAATAAGGAGATTTTGTTCTTCCTTCAATTTTTACAGAATCAACAGCACCAGAGTCTAAAATCTCTTGCATATGTGAAGCTAAATTCATATCTTTTGAATTGAAGATATATGTACCAACACCTGGTTCTTCTTCCAATCTAAATAGAGTACTATGGTCTTCATTTGCTGCATATAAAGTATATTCAAATCTACAATCATTTGCACAACTTCCTCTATTTGGAACTCTTCCCATTTGAACAGCACTTACTAGACATCTTCCTGAGTATGCAAAACACATTGAACCATGTACAAAAATCTCAATTTCCATATCTGGTAGATGCTTTTTAATCTCTTTTACATCTTTTAATGATATTTCACGTGCAGCAATAATTCTTCTTACGCCCATATCCCAGAAAACTTGAGCATCAAGATAATTTAATACATTTGCTTGTGTTGATAAATGTATTGGAATTTGAGGAGCTATTTCTCTACAAAGCCTAACAACACCAGGTGCAGCTACAATAAAAGCATCTGGCTCTAGTTCAGCCATTTTTACAATATGTTTTTTTAATAATTCTATTTGAGAATTAAAAGGAAACCCATTTATAGTTGCATATACTTTTTTACCTCTTGCATGAGCATAATCAATACCCTCTTTGAAAGATTCAAAAGTAAACTCTTTTCCTGCTCTAATTCTTAAGCTAAAATGACTAACTCCACCATAAACTGCATCTGCACCATATGCAAATGCGATTTTTAATTTTTCTAAGTTACCCGCTGGAGATAGTAATTCTATATCTTTTTTATCCATATTAATCCCTTGTGCACCTTTTGCACATATATTTTTTCGCAATTATATCAAAAGTTTTTATAAAAAAGATTTTACTGGAAAGTTAAAAATATTATATAAATAAAAAGAAAGCTATAAAAATGAAAGAGCTTTAGAAGCTCTCCCACTCATCTTCATCTTTAGTATTAGAAGTAATAACTTTTGGTTCTTGTTTTTTTACAAAAGTTTTTTCTTCTTTTTTAACGCTTGGTTTAGTATGTGCTTCAACTACATCAATAGAAGCGCAATACTCAATTTTTATTTTGTCAAGACATTCAAATAATTTAGTTGTACAATCATCAACATCACCTGATATTTTTGCAAGTACTTTATTTGATGCTTTATTTGCATTTTCATCTATATACTCTTGTACTCTTTGATGTACACAAGCATGATACTCTTTTAAAGAGTTCCAATTTGAACTTTTTGTAAAAGGTGTACCTTTAGACTCTTCATGTGCTATCCATTTACCAAATTCACATTCTGTACATTTAGTAACGCTCCAAGATTTAATATCTTTTTGCCCTACTTTTGCAAAGTTTCTATCTTTGAAAGAGATATGGTCATTTTTTATTTTAGAGATTTTAAAAACTAAATCAATATCACAAATTTGTTTCTCTTTTGATTTATCAAATTTTGCTCTTTGTGAAATTTCATTTAAATTTCTAGAAAGATTTGATACACCTTCTGATAAAGAGCTTATTTCACTTGCTGAATTTGCATTAACTTGTGTTGCTCTATCAAGGTCATTAATAGTATCATTGATTTGAACAATTCCTTGTTCTTGCTCTTTACTTGCAGTTGATACAGAATCAATTAATCCAATAGTTTGTTCTATTTTCTCATTTAATTCATTATATCCACCAATCATTTTATTAGAAATCACTTTACCTTCATTTGCTTTTGATGTAGCAGTTTCAACTAACTCTTTTATCTCTTTTGCTGCTTCTGCACTTCTACTTGCAAGATTTCTAACTTCTTGTGCAACTACTGCAAATCCTTTTCCTGCTTCTCCAGCTGTTGCTGCTTCAACTGCTGCATTAAGTGATAAAATATTTGTTTGGAAGGCAATTTGGTCAATTACTGTAATTGCTTCATTAATTGCTGATACTTTATTATCTATATCTTCCATTGCTTGAGTTGTTTCAGTTGCTAGATTTTTTCCAACTTTTGAAGAGTTATTTAAATCATTTGCCAAAATTGACATTTCATCTACTTTTGCTGTACTTGATTTAATAATAGAAGTAATCTCTTCAATAGCAGCAGCTGTCTCTTCTAAACTTGCAGCTTGTTCATTTGCTGATTTTGCAAGTTTTGTTACTTCTGTTGATAAAATATTTGTATCTTCATTTAACTTTTTACCACTTGTTGTAATCATTGCTAAAAATTCTGATACAGTATTTCCAATAAATGTTGTACTTGTAGAAATAGAACCAACTATACCATTTGCAGTATGATGTTCATCTTGATTTGTTTTATAATCAAAGTTTGAGTTTCCATACTCTACTAATATATTATTAATCTCTTCAAGTTTTTCATTTGTTTTATCTATCATTGAATTAATAGATTGTTTTAGTTTTTGAATTAATGGATTTGATGAATCACCATGCACTTTATAAACATAAAATCCATTATTTACTTTTTGAATTACATCTTCAACTTCTTCAATAACTTTTTCATCTTGTTTATATCCCTCTTTTAAATTATTTATATAACCATTGAAGCTATCAACGACTTTTCCTATCTCATCATCTGAATCTTTTTTTATTGTTCTATTTTTTGAATCAGTTGATAACTCTTTTATTGCATTATCTAAATTATCAAGAGGTTTTATAATTGCTTTTTTAATCAAATATGTATAAATAAGATAAATTAACACAACTGCAATCAAAGAATATAATAAAATATTTTTAACTATTTCACTAATTTCTGAGTGCGTTACTTCTTCCATTTTTACTATTTCATTTTGAATATCAGTTACATATGCACCTGTTCCAATTATCCAATCCCAAGGACCAAATTTTTGAACATAAGAGAATTTTTCTTGTGGTTTATCAACACCAGGTTTTGGCCATAAATATTTTACAAGACCACCCTCTTCATCTTTATTTGCAACTTTAGACATCTCTTTAAATAAATGCATGTCATTTTTATCTTTTATATTTGATAAATCTTTACCATCAAGTTGTGGTTTAAATGGATGCATAATCATATTAGGATGAGAATCATTTATCCAAAAATATCCATTTTTACCATATCTCATTTTTGATATAGCAGCAAGTGCTTCTTCTTGGATTTTTTTAGTTACATCTGAAACATAAGCGCCAGTTCCAATAACCCAATAAAAAGGTTTAAATAATTTTACATAAGATACTTTTGGTTGAGGCTTGTCAAAACCTGGTTTTGGCCATACATAATCAACAAATCCAGA
This genomic interval carries:
- a CDS encoding peptidase U32 family protein, with the protein product MDKKDIELLSPAGNLEKLKIAFAYGADAVYGGVSHFSLRIRAGKEFTFESFKEGIDYAHARGKKVYATINGFPFNSQIELLKKHIVKMAELEPDAFIVAAPGVVRLCREIAPQIPIHLSTQANVLNYLDAQVFWDMGVRRIIAAREISLKDVKEIKKHLPDMEIEIFVHGSMCFAYSGRCLVSAVQMGRVPNRGSCANDCRFEYTLYAANEDHSTLFRLEEEPGVGTYIFNSKDMNLASHMQEILDSGAVDSVKIEGRTKSPYYAAVTAHAYREAIDDYFDDKFDANKYQKELYTTKNRGFTDAYLIHRPFDKNDTQNHEYALSKGSYEVSGLVTEDEEHFYCKYKTYPGDEIEIFAPIGANIQECDNEIGKIYKKDDGKFYVVFKKILTDTNKELESVHSGNTNKIQLPSKLPYLTMLRIENDEETINN
- the purE gene encoding 5-(carboxyamino)imidazole ribonucleotide mutase, with protein sequence MSFVSIIMGSKSDYEVMKNCADTFEKFDVNYEMIISSAHRSPERTKEYVKNAEEKGAIAFIAAAGMAAHLAGALAATTTKPVIGVPMKGGAMDGMDAMLSTVQMPSGMPVATLALGKAGAVNAAYLAMQILAISDKELAVKLKEDRIVKSKAVEADSKEIEVIL
- a CDS encoding pseudouridine synthase family protein codes for the protein MYDKAYKLLAKQERISNSKAKELIDRGLVRANGKKILIARGEIKENTKFTVKKLAKIDIIFQDDDILAIDKPAYMTTDEIQKKYEDFFLLNRLDKETSGVMLFAKNEDFQKKAIKEFKENRVYKEYVAIVEGKVIDEVVVDKPILTIKNKGVAKSKIDKKGKPATTTVYPMFVEGHKSKIKVVIDTGRTHQIRVHLNHIGFPIIGDGIYGKTNPNVNRVLLHSKITKILDYTFEAPEPKEFKVFDFN
- a CDS encoding glutaredoxin family protein codes for the protein MKPVALFTIPNCKWCDKAKAYFKSKNIRYNQIDVSRNKQALKDCQKHGCNGAPVVLIGNRWICGFDKEKINKELGIK
- a CDS encoding zinc ribbon domain-containing protein, which gives rise to MNKYLEDLVKLSKFDTKISMFEPQIENEKAKLATFVETAEAIKTSINDTYAQIDDVKSKRTKNNIHLAELKTKLDDISRKHNEVQNEKELKALQLEEEITKEQISFANEEIERLDEITEEKEAQLKEFQEKLTEEEESIKEIQVAVDEKIEDINKERNSVYQDRSELLEKFDNKILTFYEKIKRWAKDTAVVPVKKQACYGCFMKINDKTYAEVIKSDEIINCPHCGRILYKEDETVEA
- the ffh gene encoding signal recognition particle protein — encoded protein: MFDSITGSLKNAINKIRHQDDAAALKKATAELKKSLLKADIHHKTTKELVTEVELETKKNGIGQDSFVNALKNQLTKVLTTEGNQGFVFSNTPPTTILMTGLQGSGKTTTTGKLANYLKTRKKKVLVAACDLQRLAAVEQLKQIAAQVEVDIYFDDNETDPVKIAKAAQEKAKKDLYDVLLIDTAGRLAIDEELMTQLANVRDSIQPDEIFYVADSLTGHDATKTAETFKEKIGIDGVILSKYDGDTKGGVALSIAHQVGVPLRFIGIGEKMPDLEVFIPDRIVSRLLGLGDIEGLAEKTSAVIDEKKAKEVTKKIKKGEFNFNDFLEQLAMMSKLGSMKSIIGMIPGLSQMAGPLKDMDFENSDEIKRIKAMIGSMTQKEREQPSLINPSRKKRIATGSGLSEVQVNKILKQFKNASKMAKKLSSKGGMKGLQNMLSQMGPGGMPKIPR
- a CDS encoding KH domain-containing protein, whose protein sequence is MIVNFIENYAKLIVSKPEEVNVSEEKIDDTFTEITIKANSADIGKLIGKNGNMINALKVMANGCKAKDGVSYKIQVLSN
- the glyQ gene encoding glycine--tRNA ligase subunit alpha — its product is MITFSNMLLKLQQFWAEQGCNIVQPYDIPAGAGTFHPATLLRSLDSTPWSTAYVAPSRRPTDGRYGENPNRLGAYYQFQVLIKPSPENIQDLYLQSLEYLGLDISKHDIRFVEDNWESPTLGAWGLGWEVWLDGMEVTQFTYFQQVGGLACDPVAVEITYGTERLAMYLQGVDSVFDIVWNENKHGKTTYADVHKEGEYEFSKYNFEVANTEMLFKHFDDAFNECKSCLEAGLPLPAYDQCMLASHAFNTLDARKAISVTERQNYILKVRELAQGCAVLYKEQEQDRLKRVGR
- a CDS encoding Nif3-like dinuclear metal center hexameric protein; its protein translation is MKVIDIYNILDKISPFYLQEKWDNSGLLVGNKEDEVEKVYISIDLDEEFLDEVDENSLIITHHPLIFSPLKKINFDDYCTKLLRVLIKKNISLISMHTNIDKTHLNEYVAKEVLKLDVIEKDDINDFILYANVDKDFDTFAKDITSKLGIKSTNVVKCNQVVKKVGIVTGAGMSLLSEVDADCYLTGDIKYHEAMDAKSRGISLIDIRHYESEKYFNTLLMGLLEKNLKKNKLKAIISASKNPFKFCIQGETVE
- the rpsP gene encoding 30S ribosomal protein S16, which encodes MTVIRLTRMGRNKKPFYRIVVTDSRKRRDSGWIESIGYYNPVSEPKVLKIDEERYNYWLSVGAKPSEKVKKLAAK
- the waaA gene encoding lipid IV(A) 3-deoxy-D-manno-octulosonic acid transferase, which translates into the protein MLSLFSFFYYILAVIIYIIAMPLILLKLRNKKYQIAIPAKFFLKNNPKFENRDKIWFHSCSMGETIAIKPLINEFSDCNLSVITNTGFEEASKHSSNVRYLPYEIFLPFWINRQKALVVMEAELWFMLFLCAKRKKAKTFLINARISDKSYNSYKKMRWFYKFIFKNIDKVFAQSEVDKQRLEYLGAKNIEVIGNIKLAQLPKITKKFEKVSETLITAGSTHENEEELILNSYDRKFGKLVIVPRHPERFEKVNKLIENFCKKNNLKHHRFSQQEDFNSDIILVDKMGELNNIYAISDVVILGGAFEKIGGHNPVEPAFFGCKIISGKEIFNQKSLFECIDNYYIIENNQLKEYLSKCNELKKPKLAKAGSLEPIIKELNNV